The Meles meles chromosome 12, mMelMel3.1 paternal haplotype, whole genome shotgun sequence genome includes a window with the following:
- the PGAM5 gene encoding serine/threonine-protein phosphatase PGAM5, mitochondrial isoform X1 — MAFRQALQLAACGLAGGSAAVLFSAVAVGKPRAGGDAEPRVVEAPAWAGAARPGPGVWDPNWDRREPLSLVNLRKRNLDSGEEELASRLDHCKAKATRHIFLIRHSQYHVDASLEKDRTLTPLGREQAELTGLRLASLGLKFNKIVHSSMTRAIETTDIISKHLPGVCKVSTDLLREGAPIEPDPPVSHWKPEAVQYYEDGARIEAAFRNYIHRADAKQQEDSYEIFICHANVIRYIVCRALQFPPEGWLRLSLNNGSITHLVVRPDGRVALRTLGDTGFMPPDKISRS, encoded by the exons ATGGCGTTCCGACAGGCGCTGCAGCTGGCGGCCTGCGGCCTGGCAGGAGGCTCGGCCGCCGTGCTCTTCTCGGCGGTAGCGGTGGGGAAGCCCCGCGCGGGCGGGGACGCGGAGCCGCGCGTGGTCGAGGCGCCGGCGTGGGCGGGGGCCGCGCGCCCCGGGCCGGGCGTCTGGGACCCCAACTGGGACAG GCGAGAACCACTGTCCCTGGTCAACCTGCGGAAGAGGAACCTGGACTCTGGAGAAGAAGAACTGGCGTCCAGGCTGGACCACTGCAAAGCCAAGGCCACACGACACATCTTCCTCATCAGGCACTCCCAGTACCACGTGGATGCCTCCCTGGAAAAGGACCGCACTCTGACGCCCCTGG GTCGTGAACAGGCTGAACTAACTGGGCTCCGACTTGCAAGCCTGGGATTGAAGTTTAATAAAATTGTCCATTCGTCCATGACCCGTGCGATAGAAACCACTGATATCATCAGCAAACACCTGCCAG GTGTCTGCAAGGTCAGCACAGACCTGCTGAGAGAGGGCGCCCCCATCGAACCCGACCCTCCTGTGTCCCACTGGAAACCGGAGGCTGTG cagtaTTACGAAGATGGAGCCCGGATCGAGGCCGCCTTCCGGAACTACATCCACCGGGCAGACGCTAAGCAGCAGGAGGACAGTTACGAGATCTTCATCTGTCACGCCAACGTCATCCGCTATATCGTGTGCCG gGCGCTGCAGTTCCCTCCAGAAGGCTGGCTCCGTCTGTCACTCAACAATGGCAGCATCACCCACCTGGTGGTCCGGCCAGATGGCCGAGTGGCGCTCAGGACCCTTGGGGACACGGGGTTCATGCCTCCGGACAAGATCTCCCGCTCCTGA
- the PGAM5 gene encoding serine/threonine-protein phosphatase PGAM5, mitochondrial isoform X2 yields the protein MAFRQALQLAACGLAGGSAAVLFSAVAVGKPRAGGDAEPRVVEAPAWAGAARPGPGVWDPNWDRREPLSLVNLRKRNLDSGEEELASRLDHCKAKATRHIFLIRHSQYHVDASLEKDRTLTPLGREQAELTGLRLASLGLKFNKIVHSSMTRAIETTDIISKHLPGVCKVSTDLLREGAPIEPDPPVSHWKPEAVYYEDGARIEAAFRNYIHRADAKQQEDSYEIFICHANVIRYIVCRALQFPPEGWLRLSLNNGSITHLVVRPDGRVALRTLGDTGFMPPDKISRS from the exons ATGGCGTTCCGACAGGCGCTGCAGCTGGCGGCCTGCGGCCTGGCAGGAGGCTCGGCCGCCGTGCTCTTCTCGGCGGTAGCGGTGGGGAAGCCCCGCGCGGGCGGGGACGCGGAGCCGCGCGTGGTCGAGGCGCCGGCGTGGGCGGGGGCCGCGCGCCCCGGGCCGGGCGTCTGGGACCCCAACTGGGACAG GCGAGAACCACTGTCCCTGGTCAACCTGCGGAAGAGGAACCTGGACTCTGGAGAAGAAGAACTGGCGTCCAGGCTGGACCACTGCAAAGCCAAGGCCACACGACACATCTTCCTCATCAGGCACTCCCAGTACCACGTGGATGCCTCCCTGGAAAAGGACCGCACTCTGACGCCCCTGG GTCGTGAACAGGCTGAACTAACTGGGCTCCGACTTGCAAGCCTGGGATTGAAGTTTAATAAAATTGTCCATTCGTCCATGACCCGTGCGATAGAAACCACTGATATCATCAGCAAACACCTGCCAG GTGTCTGCAAGGTCAGCACAGACCTGCTGAGAGAGGGCGCCCCCATCGAACCCGACCCTCCTGTGTCCCACTGGAAACCGGAGGCTGTG taTTACGAAGATGGAGCCCGGATCGAGGCCGCCTTCCGGAACTACATCCACCGGGCAGACGCTAAGCAGCAGGAGGACAGTTACGAGATCTTCATCTGTCACGCCAACGTCATCCGCTATATCGTGTGCCG gGCGCTGCAGTTCCCTCCAGAAGGCTGGCTCCGTCTGTCACTCAACAATGGCAGCATCACCCACCTGGTGGTCCGGCCAGATGGCCGAGTGGCGCTCAGGACCCTTGGGGACACGGGGTTCATGCCTCCGGACAAGATCTCCCGCTCCTGA